From one Gallionella capsiferriformans ES-2 genomic stretch:
- a CDS encoding GGDEF domain-containing protein: protein MNKPNPSEVARETLKMLAQRRLIPTPDNYAKIFTEISGGPAIETNGAAKVLRNVVEHLLQTDKAAGTGLALKKMLGEENWDKCFKEIEKVLPKTHKSDAPEQTWPVLIRDLLRQIDLPHKGLTVSRKKESLETVLARFASDPDILFEKLGKLIRSWSESATTDSLIEHPELNVAHPALPPATTPATEPKSAASDASTIKSQAAEMLEKLKELLAHALEGTLSAQPELAEEIGQLTAQVRQIKTCDEVTELAKQLHNFWLKVELRSSDKSRIQDGLVRLLRLLVENVGEMIEDEEWLHGQVNTLHTIIENPIDKYVIADAERSLREAIIKQGLLKKSLVDAKSTLKSLMTTFIDRLGIITVSTGDYHQKISGYSEKIAQSSNLNDLGHLLDDIMQDTRVIQASALKSHEELLDSRKQVESAEEKISKLEKELSEVSELVHQDQLTGALNRRGLDAAFDRESRRVDRSHESLCIALLDIDNFKRLNDTMGHQVGDKALIHLCHVIKEALRPSDSVARYGGEEFVLILPDVTLAEAALTVERLQRELTKQFFMHENDRILVTFSAGVAQLAPNESQEELIGRADKAMYQAKQTGKNRVVVAN, encoded by the coding sequence ATGAATAAGCCAAACCCGTCAGAAGTTGCCCGCGAAACCCTAAAAATGCTGGCTCAACGCAGGCTCATACCGACCCCTGACAATTATGCAAAAATTTTTACTGAGATCAGCGGCGGGCCTGCCATCGAGACGAATGGTGCCGCAAAAGTTTTGCGCAATGTGGTCGAACATCTACTGCAAACCGACAAAGCCGCCGGTACCGGACTCGCCTTAAAAAAAATGTTGGGCGAGGAAAACTGGGACAAATGCTTTAAAGAAATTGAAAAGGTACTCCCCAAAACCCATAAGAGCGATGCGCCCGAGCAGACTTGGCCGGTTTTAATCCGGGATTTATTGCGACAAATTGACCTGCCGCACAAAGGCCTGACCGTTTCACGCAAAAAGGAAAGTCTAGAAACCGTATTAGCACGCTTTGCATCCGATCCTGACATCCTGTTTGAAAAGCTAGGCAAACTGATCCGCTCATGGTCAGAATCTGCGACCACCGACAGTCTAATTGAGCATCCAGAATTAAACGTGGCACATCCCGCATTGCCACCGGCAACTACCCCAGCGACAGAACCGAAATCCGCTGCCTCAGACGCCTCGACTATCAAAAGTCAAGCAGCAGAAATGCTTGAAAAACTCAAAGAGCTGCTCGCACACGCGCTGGAGGGTACGCTCAGCGCACAACCGGAACTCGCAGAGGAAATCGGCCAGCTCACCGCACAAGTTCGCCAGATCAAAACCTGCGATGAGGTTACAGAGCTTGCCAAACAATTACACAATTTCTGGCTGAAGGTTGAGTTACGCAGCAGTGACAAATCCAGAATTCAAGATGGCCTGGTGCGTCTGCTGCGTCTTTTAGTTGAAAACGTCGGCGAAATGATCGAGGATGAAGAATGGCTGCACGGTCAGGTGAACACGCTGCACACCATTATTGAAAATCCGATCGATAAATACGTGATCGCAGATGCCGAGCGCAGCCTGCGTGAAGCCATCATTAAACAAGGATTACTCAAAAAGAGTCTGGTTGACGCAAAATCAACGCTCAAGAGTTTAATGACCACCTTCATTGACCGACTGGGCATCATCACGGTCAGCACGGGCGACTATCACCAGAAAATATCAGGTTACAGTGAAAAGATCGCTCAATCGAGCAACCTGAATGATCTTGGTCACTTGCTCGACGACATCATGCAAGATACCCGGGTAATACAAGCTAGCGCGCTTAAATCGCATGAGGAATTGCTCGATTCACGCAAACAGGTCGAAAGTGCGGAAGAAAAAATTTCTAAACTGGAAAAGGAACTCTCCGAAGTGAGCGAACTGGTTCATCAGGATCAGCTGACCGGCGCATTGAACCGGCGCGGCTTAGATGCGGCCTTTGATCGCGAAAGCCGCCGCGTGGACCGCAGCCACGAATCGCTGTGCATTGCGCTGCTGGACATCGACAACTTCAAACGACTGAACGACACCATGGGTCATCAAGTAGGTGACAAAGCACTGATTCATCTGTGCCACGTCATCAAGGAAGCACTGCGCCCCTCTGACTCGGTCGCCCGTTACGGCGGCGAGGAATTCGTTCTGATACTCCCCGATGTCACTCTGGCAGAAGCGGCGTTAACAGTGGAACGCCTACAAAGGGAACTCACCAAACAGTTCTTCATGCATGAAAACGACCGTATCCTCGTCACCTTCAGTGCAGGGGTCGCACAACTGGCTCCGAATGAATCGCAGGAAGAACTGATTGGACGCGCAGATAAAGCGATGTATCAGGCAAAACAGACCGGAAAAAACCGCGTCGTCGTTGCCAACTAA
- a CDS encoding response regulator yields MIQILVVDDHALIRKGLKQLLEDTPDLKITGEASSGTEAISMLRAAPFDLMLLDINLPDKHGIEVLKQFKSEQPQLKIIILSMYPEDQYGVRALKAGAMGYINKQSASDVLIKAIRHVLSGKKYISEILAEQLLNNLIGESQELMHQNLSNREYQTLCLMASGKTLSEISQIMALSPKTVSVYRSRMLAKMTFTNNAEAIHYAITHRLVELQD; encoded by the coding sequence ATGATCCAGATTCTTGTCGTAGATGATCACGCCTTGATCCGCAAGGGGCTCAAGCAACTGTTGGAGGATACGCCGGACCTGAAAATAACGGGAGAGGCCTCCAGCGGAACAGAAGCCATCAGCATGCTGCGTGCAGCACCTTTTGATTTAATGTTGCTGGACATCAATCTGCCTGACAAGCACGGCATCGAAGTGCTCAAACAGTTTAAGTCTGAACAACCTCAGCTCAAAATTATCATTTTAAGCATGTATCCCGAGGACCAGTATGGTGTGCGCGCACTCAAGGCGGGCGCGATGGGTTACATCAACAAGCAAAGTGCATCGGATGTACTGATCAAAGCGATTCGCCATGTACTGAGCGGGAAAAAATATATCAGCGAAATACTGGCCGAACAACTGCTGAACAATTTGATTGGCGAATCACAAGAACTGATGCACCAAAACTTGTCAAACCGCGAATACCAAACGCTGTGCCTGATGGCTTCGGGTAAAACATTGAGTGAAATCTCACAGATTATGGCGCTCAGCCCCAAAACGGTCAGCGTGTATCGCAGTAGGATGCTGGCAAAAATGACGTTCACCAACAATGCCGAAGCGATCCACTATGCGATTACGCATCGCTTAGTCGAGCTTCAAGATTAG
- a CDS encoding serine/threonine-protein kinase, with amino-acid sequence MNNLEMLGKYRIVGELGRGAMGIVYEAFDTLIERTVAIKTILKSGIQADEAEDVFNRFRSEARAAGRLAHPKIISIYEYGENEEMAYIVMELVRGRELSDYFDHGRRMSLGAGLRIVVQLLDALEYLHAHGIVHRDIKPANIMITAEGDVKIADFGIAKIDASGHTQVGVVLGTPTYMAPEQFMGYDVDHRADLYAAGVILYLMLTGERPFVGSVIAIMHQAVHRDATPPSQLNPLVTKQLDGVVSRAMAKRAEDRYQSANQFVKALKVAALSLSEIEQEPDSSAVDSSEVFSPDETLELPGGGHSTGTWREADIAAWQSISHSKNPDDFRDYLKEFADGGFVALAMSRIAVLEKAALRARQEAQAAELKARAEAQAELEARQKQDAETKALLALKIAQIKNEAEASRAEDAIRREKAAAEQAERARTLSATLSLHAEKRAGVVLSREASGDAERQMKNEEKRRLEEEVRRRRQARQQMLSARESAENKAEVDAAVQRERTAAELMARNREVEEARALAETANRLRQEVEEKAALEQKRTGIKMLIIGIFLVLMLIGIIFGMLPSSK; translated from the coding sequence ATGAATAATCTAGAAATGTTGGGTAAATATCGCATCGTCGGGGAGCTCGGTAGGGGGGCGATGGGTATTGTCTATGAGGCCTTTGATACGCTGATTGAGCGTACGGTCGCCATCAAAACGATACTGAAATCCGGCATACAGGCTGACGAGGCGGAGGATGTCTTTAACCGTTTTCGCAGCGAAGCGAGGGCTGCGGGCCGTCTGGCTCATCCAAAAATCATCTCCATTTATGAGTATGGCGAAAATGAGGAAATGGCGTATATCGTCATGGAACTGGTTCGCGGCCGGGAATTAAGCGATTACTTCGATCATGGCAGGCGGATGTCGCTAGGTGCCGGACTGCGCATTGTGGTGCAATTACTCGATGCGCTTGAATATTTGCATGCCCACGGTATTGTGCATCGTGATATCAAACCTGCGAATATCATGATAACGGCGGAGGGAGATGTCAAGATTGCGGATTTTGGTATCGCCAAAATTGATGCATCTGGACATACTCAGGTGGGTGTCGTGCTGGGAACGCCCACTTATATGGCTCCCGAGCAATTTATGGGGTATGACGTCGATCATCGCGCCGATCTGTATGCGGCGGGAGTCATTCTGTATCTGATGCTCACAGGTGAACGTCCCTTTGTGGGGAGTGTCATTGCCATCATGCATCAGGCGGTGCATCGCGATGCGACGCCGCCCTCCCAGCTCAATCCGCTGGTGACAAAACAGCTCGATGGGGTGGTGAGTCGAGCGATGGCGAAGCGCGCGGAAGATCGCTATCAGAGCGCGAACCAGTTTGTGAAAGCCCTCAAGGTGGCGGCCTTGAGCCTGTCTGAGATTGAACAGGAGCCGGATAGTTCAGCAGTAGACTCATCTGAGGTCTTTTCGCCCGATGAGACGCTTGAACTACCCGGGGGGGGGCACTCCACAGGCACCTGGCGAGAAGCCGATATTGCCGCTTGGCAGAGTATTTCGCATAGTAAAAATCCTGATGACTTCAGGGATTACTTAAAGGAGTTTGCTGATGGTGGCTTCGTTGCTCTTGCGATGTCGCGCATTGCGGTGTTGGAGAAGGCAGCGCTACGTGCCAGACAGGAGGCGCAGGCCGCAGAGTTAAAAGCGCGCGCCGAGGCACAGGCCGAACTTGAAGCCCGTCAAAAACAGGATGCGGAGACCAAGGCGCTGTTGGCGCTAAAAATTGCTCAGATTAAAAACGAAGCGGAAGCGTCGCGTGCGGAAGACGCGATTAGACGCGAAAAAGCAGCTGCAGAGCAGGCCGAGCGGGCACGTACACTGTCCGCTACGCTATCCTTGCATGCAGAAAAACGTGCCGGAGTCGTGTTAAGTCGGGAGGCTAGCGGTGATGCTGAACGCCAAATGAAAAATGAGGAAAAACGGCGCTTAGAAGAAGAGGTGCGGCGCAGACGTCAGGCGCGTCAGCAGATGCTGTCTGCACGCGAGTCGGCTGAAAATAAAGCCGAGGTGGATGCGGCTGTTCAGCGTGAGCGTACTGCGGCAGAGTTGATGGCGCGTAACCGCGAGGTGGAAGAGGCAAGGGCGCTAGCGGAAACGGCTAATCGACTTAGGCAGGAAGTGGAGGAGAAGGCTGCTTTGGAGCAGAAGAGAACAGGGATCAAAATGCTGATTATCGGTATTTTTTTGGTGTTGATGCTGATTGGAATTATCTTCGGCATGTTGCCTTCATCAAAGTGA
- a CDS encoding radical SAM protein: MSDRYAIDSHKLIYHPKRVAQFLDAGDEWEKMKTVYPLYVEISPVGACNHRCTFCAVDYIGYKPVRLSLPAIERTLVQMGARGVKSVMFAGEGEPMLHKDIDKMVIAAHAAGIDTAMTTNASVLSDAFVENALPLMSWIKASFNAGTAPTYARIHGTKERDFDQVVANLKRLVEARNRHGYSCVLGAQIVLLPENAAEVETLARLCRDEIGLDYLVVKPYSQHTSSVTQIYQDINYQGYAGLSAQLAALNTDRFSVVYRQNTMKKHDENAENRYRRCHATPAFWGYIMSTGAVYGCSAYLLDTRFDYGNINDSSFVDIWEGEARRKNFRFVRDELDIKECRLNCRMDEVNRYLDRVVNETVSHINFI; encoded by the coding sequence ATGTCTGATCGTTACGCTATTGACAGTCACAAGCTCATTTATCATCCCAAGCGGGTGGCGCAGTTTCTCGATGCCGGTGACGAATGGGAGAAGATGAAAACGGTTTATCCGCTTTATGTTGAAATTTCTCCTGTCGGTGCCTGTAATCACCGCTGTACGTTTTGCGCCGTCGATTACATTGGCTACAAACCGGTTCGGCTATCGCTGCCGGCGATTGAGCGCACGCTCGTGCAAATGGGGGCGCGGGGAGTTAAGAGCGTGATGTTTGCAGGGGAGGGCGAACCCATGCTGCACAAGGATATCGATAAAATGGTGATAGCGGCACACGCTGCCGGCATTGATACCGCGATGACGACCAATGCCTCTGTGCTGTCGGATGCGTTCGTTGAAAACGCCCTGCCATTGATGTCCTGGATAAAAGCCTCTTTCAATGCGGGTACCGCGCCGACCTATGCCCGCATTCACGGCACCAAGGAACGCGATTTTGATCAGGTGGTTGCAAATCTGAAACGACTGGTAGAGGCGCGTAATCGCCACGGGTATTCCTGTGTATTAGGGGCGCAAATCGTCCTGTTGCCTGAAAATGCGGCCGAAGTCGAGACGCTCGCTCGCCTTTGCCGTGATGAAATTGGTTTAGATTATCTGGTCGTCAAGCCGTATTCGCAGCACACGTCGAGCGTGACGCAGATTTATCAAGATATCAATTATCAGGGGTATGCCGGGCTGAGCGCACAGCTGGCAGCGCTCAACACTGATCGATTCAGCGTAGTGTATCGCCAAAATACCATGAAAAAACACGATGAAAATGCGGAAAATCGCTACCGTCGCTGCCACGCTACCCCCGCGTTTTGGGGTTATATCATGTCGACCGGGGCCGTGTACGGATGTAGCGCTTATCTACTGGATACCCGCTTTGACTACGGTAATATCAATGATTCCTCATTCGTGGATATCTGGGAAGGCGAGGCGCGCCGCAAAAATTTCCGTTTTGTTCGCGATGAACTTGATATTAAGGAATGCCGGCTTAACTGCCGTATGGACGAAGTCAATCGCTACCTTGACAGAGTCGTCAACGAAACTGTTAGTCATATAAATTTTATTTAA
- a CDS encoding tetratricopeptide repeat protein → MQLTSEQMLQRAVAHQQAGEYQDAERYYLAILQADPHHPEANHNAGVMAVQMKQPALGLPYLLTALEADPGRARYWISYIDALLQSGQMDEAQQVLSLAIQQGLQGHEVNELTQRLGSVVQDEVSASSAHPSRAQIDHLVELFGKRQYAESAELARKMTLRYPAHEFGWKALGAALKQLGRTEEALAAMQRSVELSPDDVEVNYNLGVVLQEAGRLDEAEQSYRRAVALNAAYADAHCNLGVVLQELGRASEAEACYRRAIQINPRYAAAYSNLANTLMASAELAEAEKCCRRALEINPGAADAHSTLGHIFEKQGDLAAAEASFRRALQINPDSAADLSHLGSVLKAQGRLDEADICYRRALQFKPDYADAHYNLATLLKEQGRPDEAENSYRQALRFNPDFVYAYYNVANVLLSQSRLTEAESGYREAIRLKPDFAEAHNNLGIVLRALGRPAEAEASYLEAIRIQPDYAEAHSNLGITLHELGRSSDAVRSINQALLISPMLAEAHCNLGNVLLGLGRQAEAQASYRRALQCDPDFAEAHSNLIFTMDLAVGSDTAMQQQERKNWHAAHAAHLYQQRNFSNARDPDKRLRIGYVSADFRVHSAAYAFGAMLTKFSPDDFEIVAYSNSNREDAMTQRFQQHVTLWRKIIGMSDQAVVDMILADGIDILVDLSGHSSGNRLLVFARKPAPIQITAWGYASGTGLRAMDVFFSDTVFVPPEETHLYAEQVRYLPCAISYFAPDIAPDVSCLPALSGHGVTFGSYNRLAKNSEAAYRAWAKILRAVPDSRMIFKTPVLDDAAVQDQVRAYFTSAGVAAERIILLGKSPHDEHMAAFNQIDISLDPFPHGGGVSALEGLLMGVPVVTLNWPSLAGRISASIMTTLAMPDWIAGSEEEYVQLAIQKATDIPSLSVLRGQLRGRFMTSVIGDQTAYVRYVEREYRQLWREWCVTHPVDLAEKKSNLNVDEAGGLPDALSIASVSADISHPSDQAVQLLLRHFSEASQDDAWLLAQEMTKNFPSYGLGWLVTGAILRQRGQSIDALAAMQKAAVLLPDDAAAINNLGLALHDVGRLLEAEATFRRALAMNPDFAEAYGNLGNTLHALGRLSDAEDSYQRAIRIKPDFPDAYNNLSITLKGLGRLVEAEGACRRALQINPGFAEAFSNLGFILKEQWRLDEAEASIQQALSINSTCVEAHCNLAATLLESGKSVEAEASLRRALQLRPDDATLHSNLIFTLDLMTGESTASLQKERRLWNDVHAAHLPSYKLHRNLPSPERRLRIGYVSADFRMHSAAYAFTAMLLDFDREQFEVIAYSNSKIEDKLTETFKKSVTLWRDIVGLPDDEVDDLIRQEGVDILVDLSGHTAGNRLLVFARKPAPIQITAFGYAAGTGMDAMDVLFADEIFVPRDEVPVYAERVRYLPCAVSMFISADVPDPCALPALSGGGITFGSFNRLVKISEQTYLAWAKILRALPDSRLILKTHALDDAGTRERVSEHFIRAGIDPARIILLGKTSREAQLAAFNRVDIALDTFPHGGGMTTLEGLVMGVPVVTLRWPTLTGRVSASILTTLGMPDWIAESQDEYVKLAIQKAADLQSLSVLRGQLRGRFMSSVIGNQAAYVRCVEREYRLLWREWCARRPNARIVQDLS, encoded by the coding sequence ATGCAACTTACATCAGAGCAGATGTTGCAGCGGGCCGTGGCACACCAGCAGGCAGGGGAGTATCAGGACGCCGAACGTTACTATCTGGCGATTTTGCAGGCGGATCCTCATCACCCTGAAGCGAATCACAACGCGGGTGTCATGGCCGTGCAGATGAAGCAACCCGCGCTCGGGCTGCCTTATTTACTGACCGCACTGGAGGCTGATCCCGGTCGCGCGCGATACTGGATAAGTTACATCGATGCGCTGTTGCAGTCAGGGCAAATGGACGAGGCGCAGCAGGTGCTATCGCTTGCGATTCAGCAGGGGTTGCAAGGTCACGAGGTCAACGAACTGACGCAGAGGCTGGGCAGCGTTGTGCAGGATGAGGTGAGCGCGTCATCGGCGCATCCGAGTCGTGCACAGATCGATCATCTGGTTGAGCTATTTGGCAAACGTCAGTATGCCGAGTCTGCTGAGCTGGCCCGGAAGATGACACTGCGTTATCCGGCACACGAATTTGGCTGGAAGGCACTGGGCGCCGCTTTGAAACAGCTGGGGCGTACCGAAGAGGCGCTAGCTGCCATGCAGCGCTCCGTTGAACTATCGCCTGATGATGTTGAAGTTAACTACAATCTGGGCGTTGTGCTTCAGGAGGCGGGCAGGTTAGACGAGGCGGAACAGAGTTACCGCAGGGCAGTCGCACTTAACGCAGCTTACGCGGATGCCCATTGCAATCTTGGCGTGGTTCTGCAGGAATTAGGGCGAGCGAGCGAGGCTGAGGCTTGTTACCGGCGGGCGATACAGATTAATCCGCGTTATGCGGCGGCCTACAGCAATCTTGCGAATACGCTGATGGCTTCGGCTGAGCTCGCCGAGGCGGAAAAATGCTGCCGGCGAGCGCTTGAGATTAATCCGGGGGCGGCAGATGCGCACAGTACGCTTGGGCATATCTTCGAAAAACAGGGGGATTTGGCTGCGGCGGAAGCCAGTTTCCGACGAGCGTTGCAAATTAATCCTGATTCTGCCGCTGATCTCAGTCATCTGGGCAGCGTGCTTAAAGCGCAGGGGCGTCTGGATGAAGCGGATATTTGCTATCGCCGTGCGCTGCAGTTCAAACCCGACTATGCCGATGCGCATTACAATCTTGCGACGCTGCTCAAAGAACAGGGGCGTCCGGATGAGGCGGAAAACAGCTACCGGCAGGCACTGCGGTTCAATCCGGACTTCGTTTATGCCTATTACAATGTGGCGAACGTTCTGCTCAGTCAATCCCGTTTAACGGAAGCGGAGTCAGGTTATCGCGAGGCTATCCGGTTGAAGCCTGATTTTGCCGAAGCGCATAACAATTTGGGTATTGTGCTCAGAGCGCTGGGGCGCCCGGCCGAGGCGGAGGCCAGTTACCTTGAGGCGATACGCATCCAGCCTGATTATGCCGAGGCGCACAGCAATCTGGGAATTACCCTGCACGAATTGGGGCGCTCATCTGACGCGGTGCGGAGTATCAATCAAGCATTGCTGATCAGCCCAATGCTGGCTGAAGCGCATTGCAATCTAGGTAATGTCCTGCTGGGTTTAGGGCGTCAGGCGGAGGCGCAGGCCAGTTACAGACGCGCATTGCAGTGTGATCCTGATTTCGCCGAGGCGCACAGCAATCTGATTTTTACGATGGATCTGGCGGTAGGCAGTGATACCGCTATGCAGCAGCAAGAACGAAAAAACTGGCATGCTGCGCACGCGGCGCATTTGTATCAACAGCGAAATTTTTCGAATGCCCGTGATCCGGATAAACGGTTGCGCATCGGCTATGTTTCCGCTGACTTCAGGGTGCATTCTGCCGCCTATGCGTTTGGTGCGATGCTAACGAAATTTTCTCCAGATGACTTTGAGATTGTTGCCTATTCAAATTCGAATCGTGAAGATGCGATGACGCAGAGGTTCCAGCAGCATGTGACGTTGTGGCGCAAGATTATCGGCATGTCGGATCAGGCGGTTGTCGATATGATTCTCGCGGATGGTATCGATATTCTGGTTGATTTGTCAGGCCACTCATCGGGCAACCGTTTGCTCGTGTTTGCCCGAAAGCCAGCGCCCATACAGATTACGGCCTGGGGGTATGCATCGGGGACTGGGCTGCGGGCAATGGATGTGTTTTTTTCAGATACGGTCTTTGTGCCTCCCGAAGAGACACATTTATACGCAGAGCAGGTCAGGTATTTGCCCTGTGCAATCAGTTATTTTGCCCCGGATATCGCACCGGATGTGAGTTGCTTACCCGCCTTGTCCGGTCACGGGGTCACTTTCGGCTCATACAACCGGCTGGCCAAAAATTCTGAAGCAGCTTACCGCGCCTGGGCGAAGATATTGCGAGCGGTGCCGGATAGCCGGATGATCTTTAAAACGCCTGTACTCGATGATGCGGCAGTGCAAGATCAGGTGAGGGCGTATTTTACTAGTGCCGGTGTGGCGGCTGAGCGCATCATCCTGCTGGGGAAGTCGCCTCACGACGAACATATGGCCGCGTTTAATCAGATCGATATTTCGTTGGATCCTTTTCCCCACGGCGGAGGGGTATCAGCTCTCGAAGGCTTATTGATGGGCGTGCCGGTGGTAACGCTGAACTGGCCGAGTTTGGCCGGGCGCATTTCAGCCTCGATCATGACGACGCTTGCGATGCCGGACTGGATTGCAGGCTCAGAGGAGGAATATGTGCAGCTTGCGATTCAAAAAGCGACGGACATTCCTTCGTTGTCAGTGTTGCGCGGTCAACTGCGCGGGCGATTTATGACGTCTGTGATCGGTGATCAGACAGCTTATGTACGATATGTTGAGCGTGAGTACCGCCAGTTATGGCGCGAGTGGTGCGTTACTCATCCGGTGGACTTGGCAGAAAAAAAAAGCAATCTGAATGTAGATGAAGCCGGTGGCTTACCTGATGCCTTATCTATTGCAAGTGTATCCGCAGATATATCACACCCCTCTGATCAGGCAGTGCAGCTCTTGCTGCGTCATTTTTCTGAAGCTTCGCAGGATGACGCATGGTTGCTTGCACAGGAAATGACGAAAAATTTTCCGTCGTATGGTTTAGGTTGGTTGGTGACGGGGGCTATATTAAGGCAACGAGGGCAATCTATTGATGCACTCGCTGCAATGCAAAAGGCGGCTGTGCTGTTGCCGGATGACGCGGCTGCCATAAATAATTTAGGACTCGCATTGCATGATGTCGGGCGTTTGCTTGAGGCGGAGGCAACGTTTAGACGTGCTTTGGCGATGAATCCGGATTTTGCTGAGGCCTATGGCAATTTAGGCAATACACTGCATGCCCTCGGCAGATTGTCTGACGCGGAAGACAGTTACCAGCGTGCCATACGGATTAAGCCCGATTTTCCCGATGCTTATAATAATTTATCGATCACACTCAAGGGGCTAGGACGGCTCGTCGAGGCAGAGGGGGCTTGCCGGCGTGCACTGCAAATCAACCCGGGCTTTGCTGAGGCGTTCAGTAATTTAGGATTTATACTCAAAGAGCAATGGCGCTTGGATGAAGCAGAAGCGAGTATTCAGCAGGCGCTGTCGATCAATTCAACTTGTGTAGAAGCGCATTGCAATCTCGCCGCTACCCTGCTTGAGTCCGGTAAAAGTGTCGAGGCGGAAGCAAGTCTTAGGCGCGCGTTGCAACTCAGACCTGACGATGCAACGTTGCATAGCAATCTTATTTTTACGCTGGATTTGATGACAGGGGAAAGTACCGCTTCGCTGCAAAAGGAGCGCAGGCTATGGAATGACGTGCATGCGGCTCATTTGCCAAGCTACAAGTTGCATCGCAATCTACCAAGTCCTGAGCGAAGGTTACGCATCGGCTATGTCTCTGCTGATTTTAGAATGCATTCAGCCGCCTATGCGTTTACAGCGATGCTGCTTGATTTCGATCGCGAGCAGTTTGAGGTGATCGCTTATTCGAATTCAAAAATTGAAGACAAACTGACCGAAACGTTTAAGAAAAGTGTGACGTTATGGCGGGATATCGTCGGTTTGCCGGACGACGAGGTTGACGACTTGATCCGGCAAGAGGGTGTCGATATTCTGGTCGATCTCTCAGGACATACGGCTGGCAACCGGTTACTGGTGTTCGCCAGAAAACCAGCACCCATTCAGATCACGGCGTTCGGCTATGCTGCCGGCACGGGTATGGACGCGATGGATGTGCTCTTCGCTGACGAGATATTCGTTCCCCGGGATGAAGTGCCGGTGTATGCGGAACGCGTGAGGTACTTGCCTTGTGCGGTCAGTATGTTTATATCTGCCGATGTGCCGGATCCGTGTGCTCTGCCTGCACTGTCGGGCGGCGGGATTACATTTGGTTCATTTAACCGCTTGGTGAAAATATCGGAGCAAACGTATCTTGCATGGGCAAAGATATTGCGGGCGCTGCCGGACAGCAGGCTGATTCTTAAAACACATGCGCTGGATGATGCCGGGACGAGGGAGCGTGTAAGCGAGCATTTTATTCGCGCAGGCATCGATCCCGCGCGGATTATCTTGCTTGGAAAAACGTCGCGCGAAGCCCAACTTGCGGCTTTTAATCGTGTTGATATCGCTCTCGATACGTTCCCTCATGGCGGTGGTATGACCACGCTGGAAGGTCTGGTGATGGGGGTGCCGGTTGTAACGTTGCGCTGGCCGACATTGACGGGGCGTGTGTCGGCATCGATTCTGACGACACTGGGAATGCCGGACTGGATTGCAGAGTCACAGGACGAATATGTAAAACTTGCGATTCAAAAAGCAGCGGATCTTCAGTCGTTGTCCGTATTACGCGGGCAATTGCGCGGGCGCTTTATGTCTTCTGTGATCGGCAATCAGGCGGCCTATGTGCGTTGTGTAGAACGTGAATACCGCCTGTTATGGCGGGAGTGGTGTGCAAGGCGGCCAAACGCGCGGATAGTACAGGACCTATCCTAG